The following is a genomic window from Variovorax paradoxus.
TCGATCGACGGCGCCGGCATGCCCCTGACGGGCAGCGTGCACTACGGCAACGACTATGACAACGCGTTCTGGAACGGCAAGCAGATGGTGTTCGGCGATGGCGACGGCGAGGTCATGAACCGCTTCACCATTGCGGTGGACATCATCGGCCACGAGCTGACGCACGGTGTCATCGACCACGAATCCGGCCTGGTCTACCAGGGGCAATCGGGCGCACTGAACGAATCGATCTGCGACGTGTTCGGCGTGCTGGTCAAGCAGCACTTGCTGAAGCAGACGGCGCAGCAGTCCGACTGGCTCATCGGCGCAGGGCTTTTCACTGCCAAGGTCGCGGCGCGCGCACTGCGCTCGATGGCCGAGCCCGGCACCGCCTACGACGACCCGGTGCTCGGCAAAGACCCGCAGCCTGCCCACATGAAAGACCTGGTCGTCACGCGGCAGGACAATGGCGGCGTGCACATCAATTCCGGCATTCCGAACCGCGCTTTCTATCTTGCGGCCACCGCCATCCAGGGCCCGGCCTGGGAGACTGCAGGCCGCGTCTGGTACGACACCGTGTGCGACAGGCGGCTGCGCCCGGACGCCGACTTCCTGGCCTTCGCGCAATTGAGCGCGGAGAATGCGGCCAAGCGCTTCGGCGCCGGCAGCGCGGCGCACAAGGCTATCGGCGCCGCATGGAACACCGCGGGGGTTACACCATCATGATTCAGCTTCCGCCTCTGGACCAGGCTTCGGTCGTGCGGGTCACGCGCGAAGGCGGCGTCGCCTACCTGCCGGGCCTTTCTCGGCCGCGCAGCTATCAACTGGGCAACTGCAGCGAAGAATTGCGCCAGCAGATCGGCGAAGCCTTGCAAAGCGCCGCACCACATGCAGAACAGCGTGACGGACCCGGTTCGGCGGGCGGAGACCAGCGCTTCTACCGCGTCGAAGTGGTGGTGGAGAGCGCCACCACGCATACGGGCTCAATCAGCTTCGAGGTGCCCGAGAGCGATGCACCGGAAGCGCTGGTGCATCTCTGGAAGGACGCGGCCGACCGCTGAGGCGCGGCCTTCCTGGCAAGTGCGGGCGGGCCCTTCTCTTCTCTACAAACCGCCGCGAATTGTGGAGGCCACCAGCCACACGTTGGCCGCGCTGATCACGCCGAACAGTCCCCAAGCCAGCAGCTTGATGACGGAGCCATTGGCAAAGGCGCCCATCAGCGCACGGCTGCTTGTGAACCGGATGAGCGGCCACATTGCGAACGGCAGCTGAAAGCTGAGCACCACCTGGCTCAGCACCAGCATCTTGCCCACGCCGCCGTCGCCAAACCACCAGACGCCGAGGAAAGCGGGGCCCAGGGCGAGCGCGCGCGTGATGAGGCGGCGCTGCCAGCACGGAATCTTCAGGTCCAGAAACCCTTCCATGATGATCTGGCCCGCAATGGTGCCGGTGAAGGTCGAACTCTGGCCCGAGGCCAGCAGCGCAATGCCGAACAGGGTGGCCGCCAGCGTACTGCCCACGATGGGTTCGATGAGCCGGTAGGCCTCGTCGATCTCCGTGACTTCCACATGGCCCGTGCTGTGAAAGGCGCTGGCCGCAAGCACCATGATGGCCGCATTGATCAGCAGCGCGAGCGAAAGCGAGAACACCGCATCGAAGGTGCAGAAGCGCACCGCCTCGCGCCGCGCCGCATCGCTGTCGCCCACAAGCCGGGTCTGCACGATGGACGAATGCAGGTACAGGTTGTGCGGCATGACCGTGGCGCCGACCACGCCGATTGCAAGGTACA
Proteins encoded in this region:
- a CDS encoding protealysin inhibitor emfourin translates to MIQLPPLDQASVVRVTREGGVAYLPGLSRPRSYQLGNCSEELRQQIGEALQSAAPHAEQRDGPGSAGGDQRFYRVEVVVESATTHTGSISFEVPESDAPEALVHLWKDAADR
- a CDS encoding Nramp family divalent metal transporter yields the protein MFFPLPRTATAPFCPSEVKGSVAVPQDMPFGKKLLRYAGPGLLVSVGYMDPGNWATDIEAGSHFGYGLLFVVLLASLAAMLLQTLCVRLGLVAQKDLARACREHYSPRISRFLWLGAELSIVACDLAEVLGSALALHLLFGVSIPVGIAITAFDTLLVLGLQGAGFRRVEAIVLGLVGTIAGCFVVELAMSQPNWFGVAMGFAPTFERLQQPGALYLAIGVVGATVMPHNLYLHSSIVQTRLVGDSDAARREAVRFCTFDAVFSLSLALLINAAIMVLAASAFHSTGHVEVTEIDEAYRLIEPIVGSTLAATLFGIALLASGQSSTFTGTIAGQIIMEGFLDLKIPCWQRRLITRALALGPAFLGVWWFGDGGVGKMLVLSQVVLSFQLPFAMWPLIRFTSSRALMGAFANGSVIKLLAWGLFGVISAANVWLVASTIRGGL
- a CDS encoding M4 family metallopeptidase → MPLQSPRLLPPGFVPPYLLDRLAERAGAHASARAAQTLMIDREHRGLREAAATQGVSSGRPPAYVRRDSPQRAVHDAEHTMSLPGKLVRAEGQAPTNDIAADEAYDYLGATYRLYRDIYERDSIDGAGMPLTGSVHYGNDYDNAFWNGKQMVFGDGDGEVMNRFTIAVDIIGHELTHGVIDHESGLVYQGQSGALNESICDVFGVLVKQHLLKQTAQQSDWLIGAGLFTAKVAARALRSMAEPGTAYDDPVLGKDPQPAHMKDLVVTRQDNGGVHINSGIPNRAFYLAATAIQGPAWETAGRVWYDTVCDRRLRPDADFLAFAQLSAENAAKRFGAGSAAHKAIGAAWNTAGVTPS